The Arthrobacter sp. PM3 genome contains the following window.
CCGTCAGTGCCGCGGCGAAGGCCCGGTGCACCACTTCGCCGCTGGCGGGCAGGGAGGCATAGGCGAGGTCCAGGATTCCGTCCGGCACGGCAAGTCCCGGAGCTCCGCTGAGCCGCAAGGTCCCGTCAGGCCCGCCGGCGTGGGCCGGCCCCTGGCTCGGGATGCAGCTGCGGCTCCGGCTGCCCTGGCCGCTGCTGAGGAACCCCTGCTCGCGCAGCAGGGCATACGCCGCGGTCACCGTGGTGCGGCTGATGCCCAGGGTCGCGGCCAGCGCGCGCTCGCTGGGCAGCGCGGTGTCCAGGGCCAGACGGCCGTCGAGGATGAGCAGGCGGACGACGTCGGCCAGCTCGCGGTAGGCGGGCGCGGCACCAACGCTCCACTTGCCCAGGAGGCGGGCCATGGACCCCGGGGTCAGAGAACCGGACATAGGGCCAGTATTTCAAACTGGCTATGGATTGCAAGGCCAGTTCTCCCGGAGGATGGATGTCATGTTGACCCGCAGATTCCTCCAGCTCCTGATCGGCCTCGCCATGTACGGCGTTTCCCTCTCCATGTTCATCCGGGCCGGTCTCGGAACGGCGCCGTGGGATGTGCTGCACCAGGGCCTGACCGCCAGGACCGGGCTGAGCCTAGGCACGGTGGTGATCATCGTCAGCTTCCTGGTGCTGCTGCTGTGGATCCCGCTGCGGCAGTGGCCAGGCGTCGGAACCCTGTGCAACGCGGTGCTGGTGGGTGTCTTCGCGGACCTCGGGCTGGCGGTCATCCCGGCGTTCTCGCATCTGGGCGGCCAGATCGGACTTCTGGTCGGGGCGGTGCTGCTCAACGGGGTGGCCTCGGCCTGCTACATCGGGGCCCGGTTGGGTCCGGGGGCGCGGGACGGCCTCATGACCGGTCTCGCCCGCCGAACGGGCTGGCCGGTCCGGGTGTGCCGCACCGGCATCGAAGTGGTGGTTCTCGGGGCCGGCTGGCTCCTGGGCGGTTCGGTGGGCGCGGGCACGGTGCTGTACGCCCTGGCGATCGGGCCGCTGGTGCAGCTGATGCTGCCGTGGTTCACGGTGCCCGGGGCGCGTCCTGCTGCGGCAAACGCCGACGTCCCGGAAGCGGCTGCCGTCACCGGCGCCGCTGCACCGGCTTCGTCGCCGGCGGCCTGATTTCCGGCGGCCTGACTGCGGGCGGCGTGGCTGCGGGCGGCTGGCAGGTCGGGCAGAGGTAGATGACCCGTTCCTCCGGGACGGTGCCCGGACGGGTGCCGGGGCCGCGGTCTTTCCCGAGGACCCCGCGGCGGATGGGGGTGCCGCATTTGAGGCACGGCTGGTGTTCGCGGCCGTACACCCAGTAGCCGGGACGTCCG
Protein-coding sequences here:
- a CDS encoding YitT family protein, whose product is MLTRRFLQLLIGLAMYGVSLSMFIRAGLGTAPWDVLHQGLTARTGLSLGTVVIIVSFLVLLLWIPLRQWPGVGTLCNAVLVGVFADLGLAVIPAFSHLGGQIGLLVGAVLLNGVASACYIGARLGPGARDGLMTGLARRTGWPVRVCRTGIEVVVLGAGWLLGGSVGAGTVLYALAIGPLVQLMLPWFTVPGARPAAANADVPEAAAVTGAAAPASSPAA